From the genome of Anopheles moucheti chromosome 3, idAnoMoucSN_F20_07, whole genome shotgun sequence, one region includes:
- the LOC128300611 gene encoding maltase 2-like, with product MVNQHRPNCGVEWRWLYFVLLVAISRASCSAEEASRDEWWQRTVFYQIYPRSFMDSNGDGVGDLRGITSRLAHLKDAGIGATWLSPIFLSPMVDFGYDIADYTAIQPEYGTMADFEALLAEAERLGIKIILDFVPNHTSDRCEWFQRSVAREEPYTDYYVWHDGRMDPSTSNGTRLPPNNWQSVFYGSAWTLHPVRGQYYLHQFTAQQPDLNFRNPAVVDEMRAVLRFWLRKGVAGFRIDAVNHLFEVEGFPDEPETGTDRDPLSYGFTHHIYTKDLLEDYDMVYQWRKLLDDWTEEHGGDRRIIMTEAYANITFTMKYYRSGEESSSRQGSHMPFNFLLITDLNRASTAQDFVFTINKWLTYMPRKGGATANWVLGNHDQPRVGTRYGPERIDAIHTLLLTLPGIAVTYYGEEIGMLDNPDAISSNGQGDSVAGGGDAFIVFSRDPERTPFQWDDTANAGFSTGPSTWLPVHPNYRRLNLAAEKRSARSHYKTYQALVRLRAHETFRKGSIQLVPYSDSIIVYVREHQDTDTFVVVINLSGGTDRSVDLASIFPRLSLELTVASSGSESNYRAGDIVQSDKLVVGGYEGLVLQSMPLTSRTRDRDAMPSTNLAVLWRTVKDAAVIASIIIALGSSYYGLQPWQTIGKWTARGSLKK from the exons atggtgaaccAACATCGGCCGAACTGTGGTGTCGAATGGCGGTGGCTTTACTTTGTGCTGCTGGTCGCAATAAGTCGGGCGAGCTGTAGCGCGGAGGAAGCATCGCGCGACGAATGGTGGCAAAGGACGGTGTTTTATCAAATTTATCCACGCTCGTTTATGGACTCGAACGGCGACGGGGTGGGTGATTTGCGCGGCATTACTAGCCGGCTGGCACATCTCAAGGATGCCGGTATCGGGGCAACCTGGCTATCGCCCATCTTCCTATCGCCAATGGTGGATTTCGGGTACGACATCGCGGACTACACCGCGATCCAGCCGGAGTATGGGACGATGGCCGATTTCGAAGCGTTACTGGCAGAAGCGGAACGGCTCGGTATCAAGATTATCCTTGATTTTGTGCCGAACCACACGAGCGACCGGTGCGAATGGTTCCAGCGTTCGGTGGCGCGCGAAGAACCGTACACCGACTACTATGTGTGGCATGATGGTCGCATGGATCCGTCCACCAGCAACGGAACCCGGTTGCCACCGAATAACTGG CAATCCGTTTTCTATGGTTCCGCCTGGACGCTTCATCCGGTGCGTGGTCAGTACTATTTGCATCAGTTTACCGCCCAGCAACCGGATCTGAACTTTCGCAACCCGGCCGTGGTGGACGAGATGCGCGCGGTGTTGCGGTTCTGGTTGCGCAAAGGAGTGGCCGGCTTTCGCATCGATGCGGTAAATCATCTGTTCGAGGTGGAGGGGTTTCCGGACGAGCCGGAAACGGGCACCGACCGGGATCCGCTTTCGTACGGCTTTACGCACCACATCTACACGAAGGATTTG CTCGAAGACTACGATATGGTGTACCAGTGGCGAAAGCTGTTGGACGATTGGACGGAAGAACACGGAGGAGACCGTCGCATCATTATGACGGAAGCGTACGCAAACATTACCTTCACGATGAAGTACTATCGGTCCGGTGAAGAATCCTCATCCCGGCAAGGGTCACACATGCCCTTTAACTTTCTGCTCATCACCGACCTGAACCGTGCCTCAACGGCTCAAGATTTTGTCTTCACGATCAATAAATGGCTCACGTATATGCCGCGCAAGGGTGGTGCCACCGCTAACTGGGTGCTCGGTAATCACGATCAACCGAGAGTTGGCACCCGGTACGGACCGGAACGTATTGATGCGATCCACACACTGCTGCTAACCCTTCCGGGTATTGCGGTCACGTACTACGGCGAAGAGATCGGAATGTTGGACAATCCGGATGCGATCAGTAGTAACGGCCAGGGTGACTCTGTcgccggtggtggtgatgcttttattgtgttttcACGCGATCCCGAAAGAACCCCGTTCCAGTGGGATGACACCGCAAATGCGGGCTTTTCCACGGGTCCATCGACCTGGCTACCGGTACACCCAAACTATCGCCGGCTAAATTTGGCTGCGGAGAAACGTTCCGCCCGGAGCCATTACAAAACCTACCAAGCGTTGGTACGCTTGCGAGCTCACGAAACGTTCCGGAAGGGTTCGATCCAGCTCGTCCCGTACTCGGACAGCATTATCGTGTACGTGCGCGAGCACCAGGATACGGACACGTTTGTGGTGGTGATCAACCTGTCCGGTGGTACCGATCGATCGGTCGATTTGGCATCAATATTTCCAAGACTTTCGCTCGAACTAACGGTCGCTTCGAGTGGTTCCGAGTCCAACTATCGTGCGGG AGATATCGTGCAGTCGGACAAACTGGTCGTAGGCGGATATGAAGGGCTAGTCTTACAAAGTATGCCGTTGACGTCGAG AACGCGGGACCGCGATGCGATGCCGAGTACAAATTTAGCTGTCCTTTGGCGCACGGTGAAGGACGCAGCAGTAATTGCGTCTATCATAATTGCGCTCGGTTCCAGCTACTACGGGCTTCAGCCATGGCAAACCATCGGCAAGTGGACTGCCCGGGGTAgtttgaaaaaataa
- the LOC128300613 gene encoding maltase A1-like, with the protein MEPYRLVVVIGFVLQIACQVESTAQYGPRQDPPVTGNWWESAVLYQLLPRSFRDSNGDGSGDLRGLLDRFDHLIELGVTGVCLGPVFRSPMRDAGYDIADYRDIDPLYGSMDDFVQVVQRAKAAGLKVVLDFVPNHTSEQHEWFQKSVRKDETYRDYYILPDGAGEDEDKESTPPNNWQSLYRGSAWSKNVRGTEFYMHQFGETEPDLNYRNVKVRQEMEDAMRFWLDRDIDGLRLMQVNHLYEDSQFRDEPLINAEGTISYENLNHIHTRDLADNYALAFDWRALFEEYNTADGATDRKLMITSAYTGTLESTMKWFGTANQVGAHIAQNFGLLREISNASRAEDFKLLIDGWLNALPPNGVANWVLSNPDFRRVASRFGRERAAGLAMLCFTLPGMVFVYYGDEIGMEDNDGISWKQTQDPLGCSTNGTVFARYSRDPARTPFQWDASNEWAGFTSTSAQVKTEPWLPVNGNYALLNLAREKSSNRSMYHLYRGLIRWHQQSVTLRYGSYQSFVLPNNVFAVLRSLLGEKEYATVLNGNSHAVTFNLSRVHRYATRSKIAFTSPEGSYEVDECMKDVTNIALGAYEAVILELSSGAIWARVLNAQMLVMLSSLAIITKVRI; encoded by the exons ATGGAACCATACCGCCTCGTTGTAGTGATTGGTTTCGTGCTACAGATCGCCTGTCAAGTGGAATCCACCGCGCAGTACGGTCCCCGGCAGGATCCACCGGTCACCGGGAACTGGTGGGAATCGGCCGTCCTGTACCAACTGTTGCCACGCTCCTTTCGTGACAGCAACGGTGACGGCAGCGGTGATCTGCGCGGTTTGCTCGACCGGTTCGATCACTTGATCGAGCTGGGTGTAACGGGCGTTTGTTTGGGTCCGGTGTTTCGTTCACCGATGCGTGACGCTGGATACGACATTGCCGACTATCGTGACATTGATCCGCTGTACGGTTCGATGGACGATTTCGTGCAGGTAGTGCAACGGGCGAAGGCAGCCGGCCTGAAGGTGGTGTTGGATTTTGTGCCGAACCATACGAGCGAGCAGCACGAATGGTTCCAGAAGAGTGTGCGAAAGGATGAAACATACCGTGACTATTACATCCTGCCTGATGGAGCAGGGGAGGACGAGGACAAAGAGAGTACCCCGCCAAACAACTGG CAATCACTGTACCGTGGGTCGGCCTGGAGTAAGAACGTGCGTGGCACCGAGTTCTATATGCATCAGTTCGGTGAGACGGAACCGGATCTGAACTATCGGAACGTGAAGGTGCGCCAGGAGATGGAAGACGCGATGCGGTTTTGGCTGGATCGGGATATCGATGGGTTGCGCCTCATGCAGGTCAATCATCTGTACGAGGATTCACAATTTCGCGACGAGCCTCTGATCAATGCGGAAGGAACCATTAGCTACGAAAACTTGAACCACATCCACACACGTGATTTG gCCGACAACTACGCCCTTGCCTTCGATTGGCGCGCACTGTTCGAAGAGTACAACACGGCAGACGGTGCCACGGACAGAAAGCTCATGATAACGTCCGCCTACACCGGGACCCTCGAAAGCACAATGAAATGGTTCGGTACAGCGAACCAGGTCGGTGCCCATATCGCGCAAAACTTTGGCCTGCTGCGGGAAATCTCCAACGCATCCCGCGCGGAAGACTTCAAACTTCTAATCGACGGATGGCTGAATGCGCTGCCCCCAAATGGGGTGGCAAATTGGGTGCTGAGCAATCCCGACTTTCGACGCGTGGCGTCCCGCTTTGGGCGGGAACGTGCCGCTGGATTGGCGATGCTGTGCTTCACCCTTCCCGGGATGGTATTCGTGTACTAT GGCGATGAAATCGGCATGGAAGATAACGACGGGATTTCGTGGAAACAAACGCAAGATCCGCTCGGTTGCAGTACGAACGGAACGGTTTTTGCGCGTTATTCGCGCGATCCCGCCCGGACACCGTTCCAGTGGGATGCGAGCAACGAATGGGCAGGATTTACGTCCACATCCGCGCAGGTGAAAACCGAACCATGGCTTCCGGTGAACGGCAACTATGCGTTGCTCAATTTGGCACGGGAGAAATCGTCCAACCGGTCGATGTATCATCTGTACCGTGGGCTGATAAGATGGCACCAACAATCGGTCACGCTGCGCTACGGTTCGTACCAATCGTTCGTACTGCCGAACAATGTGTTTGCGGTGTTGCGCTCGCTGCTGGGGGAGAAAGAATATGCCACGGTGCTGAACGGTAATTCACACGCGGTAACGTTCAACCTGAGCCGCGTACATCGGTATGCGACACGGTCAAAGATAGCGTTTACGTCTCCCGAAGGAAGCTACGAGGTGGATGAGTGCATGAAGGATGTTACGAATATCGCACTCGGTGCATATGAAGCAGTTATTTTGGAGCTGTCATCAGGGGCGATTTGGGCGAGAGTGTTGAACGCCCAAATGCTAGTAATGCTAAGTAGTTTAGCGATCATTACTAAGGTCAGAATATAG